In Rutidosis leptorrhynchoides isolate AG116_Rl617_1_P2 chromosome 2, CSIRO_AGI_Rlap_v1, whole genome shotgun sequence, one genomic interval encodes:
- the LOC139888284 gene encoding uncharacterized protein encodes MAKKQQFHPALTVSNIKNLIPITLELDNSMYNSWSRLFKIHCQAYDVLDHIIPPTSDSSSSTTTNTTPNPLWPRKFSTIRLDDFASVSAYCQQIKSLADQLMNVGDKVTEERMVLQLIAGLNDNFDTVGTYFTQMDKLPSFYEARSKLILEETRKQK; translated from the exons ATGGCAAAAAAACAGCAATTTCACCCTGCTCTAACCGTCTCCAACATAAAAAATCTTATACCTATTACCCTGGAACTTGACAATAGCATGTACAACTCTTGGTCTCGTCTGTTCAAAATCCACTGTCAAGCATATGATGTGCTTGATCACATCATCCCACCCACATCCGATTCTTCTTCTTCAACTACTACCAACACCACTCCCAATCCACTTTGGCCACG GAAATTCTCAACGATCAGGCTTGATGATTTTGCTTCTGTTTCAGCATATTGTCAACAGATTAAATCACTAGCCGATCAATTAATGAACGTTGGCGACAAAGTAACCGAGGAACGAATGGTTCTTCAACTAATCGCCGGATTGAACGACAATTTTGATACTGTCGGCACCTATTTTACTCAGATGGATAAATTGCCCTCCTTCTACGAAGCCCGTTCCAAATTGATTTTGGAAGAAACTCGCAAGCAAAAATAA